The following coding sequences lie in one Arachis ipaensis cultivar K30076 chromosome B03, Araip1.1, whole genome shotgun sequence genomic window:
- the LOC107634307 gene encoding uncharacterized protein LOC107634307 has product MASGAAADGLFRPIFEGSISGYDHCVERRPYHRNCSCALHSKSRNGGGACTHKLPRGNNISYPMRRAWSEGSLIMVASSVHSSPSSSPAAAASSSVGLRNYQLGSVSVDLETGEQHY; this is encoded by the coding sequence ATGGCCTCCGGCGCCGCAGCAGATGGTCTTTTCCGCCCCATCTTCGAGGGGAGCATCTCTGGCTATGACCACTGCGTGGAGCGCCGGCCTTACCACCGCAATTGCAGCTGTGCGCTGCATAGCAAGTCCCGTAACGGAGGTGGCGCGTGCACCCACAAGCTGCCCAGGGGTAACAATATCTCGTATCCGATGAGGAGGGCGTGGAGTGAAGGGAGCTTGATCATGGTTGCTTCTTCTGTTCATTCATCTCCTTCTTCCTCTCCTGCTGCCGCTGCTTCCTCCTCCGTTGGACTCAGAAATTATCAACTGGGTTCCGTTTCCGTAGATCTAGAAACTGGGGAACAACATTACTAA